The Drosophila bipectinata strain 14024-0381.07 chromosome 3L, DbipHiC1v2, whole genome shotgun sequence region ATTGCATTTCCTAAGAATTGgtaatatggcagctatagacgCAGCTTTTGCCCAAAAATTCTAATACCCTGtgcaaaattataaatacattttaacaCAAAAACAGGCTCACCTCGATTCCTTTACGACGTGTGTCCAGATTGATTCCCTTCATGGTATTCATAATGTCCTTCTTCTCGACTTGCATGCAGCAGTTGCGCTGATTCTGGACAGGACACTTGGCCGGGACAATGGGGTCGTTGCCGCCGCACAGGCGTTGGCGATAGCAGTCGACCTTGGCCTCTTGCATGTCGCAGGCCTCCTTGATCTTCGAGAAGGGCACGTAATAGTTGTCCGTCTCGCAGGCATCATTTCCGGAATACTTGATATTGGCCCGCACTTTCGGAATGTTTGGATGGTTGATAATCTTGCCACCAGTCCTCCGCTTGATGTGGTTCCGGGCAAACGAGCTCCGCTGCAGCATTTCGTGCAGGCAGGACTCCTGCTTCGGTTCACAATCGTTGGGGTCGTCCCGGTAGCAGGGATCATCGTCCGCTCCCAAATTGTTACCCATTGAACCATCATCCACGCTTTCCACCTTGTGGGTATTCTTGAGGACACGAATGGTCAAACCGCTGCCATTGAGACAGGCCTCGAACTCATCGTATGCCTCTGGACCGGGATCCGGCCGGGTGGGCTGGATGAAGCACGGTGCCAGTTCCGGACTGCAATCGCATTCGCAGGCACACTGGCAACAGCCTTCGCAGCCATCGTCTGTGAATGGTCAGGACACACAGATCTTAGCCTTCTATTCCTCGGAAAGAATTCAACTACTTACCCTCGTTCAAAGGCTTAAGCATGTCATCGGTGATGTTAAACTTGCAGTCGACCTTGGCCTTCTTCTTTCCCTTTCTTCCCTTCTTCTTGGCCATGATGATTTGTTAATACTGTTAATTAGTTTCCTTTCAGGCAGGAGTGATAGTACTTCACAGGACACGGGTGTCTATTGGGTGCTTGATGCCCCTATTGCAATTCGAACGGCCTCTTAATCCTCAATTTGGATATTGTACTTCACCAGTAAGTGGCGCAATTTCCGTATAGCCCTTTTCCGcgctaaaatattaaaagaaacgAAAGCGTTTTTTAACTAAAATCTGAAATAATCGCATTGCACTTTTTACCGAACACGTGTTACTCTATTCTGTTTCGTTTAGATTTCAAAGTCCATCCAAAGTTCGCGTTGTAATAACGATAGAATTTATGATTTTAGTATTGTGTTGTAGGTCAAGCAACATTTCCcatttgaaaatgaaaaacttttttgtaAACTGAGCGATGTTTGCCCCCCGGAATATTTGATGTTACTGTGGAATTTCTATTGACTTGTCGGACTTTATAGTTCGAAATATATTTCAAAGCCTACTTCATAGagatttttaaaactaattcaAATTATGTATAGAATACTTCAAAGCCTACTTAGAATTTTTCATTGAACTCACCTTCATCACAGGCTACATCGTACTGAGGATCTTTGGGATCCACAAAGGACTGCTTTCGGGTGGCCTCGAGTCTCCCTTTGCAGACGGTCGGATAGGTATCATCGTAAACTGCAGATGGGCAGACCTTGGGGTTGCCCACACAGTGAACAGCACCACCAACTTGGCGCTTGCCTTTCTTGCCCTTTGCATCCTTCCCATCCTTGCCATCTTTGCCGTCCTTTCCATCCTTGCCCTTGCCCTTACCCTTATCCTTGTCGGTTTCTAATGGAGGCGCCGGTGCACCTGCCAGGCGTTCCTGAATGTAACGGGGATAGGCGGGCAGACTGCCACATGGGCCGCACTTCTGGAGCTTTTTGTCTATGGGCGAGGCCGGGCAGCGCTTTGAGGGCACGGTGGGGCACTCTGTGTGGGGTAGGGAGATATTTAAGAGATCGTTTTCATAAGGAAACTAATCTTAATGAAatagatacattttttaaagactttcatttttttaagaaatagttCATAGGACTAAAACATACTAGAAAAGATATCCTTCCTCAATTATAGttcataattaataataaatgattttttaagaTCCTAACCCTAATTTAAAGTATCTGGCTCTACTCACCCCTATCGAATTCATCCTCACAATAGTCGCCGGGACAGCGCTTGTCCATGTTGCAGGCATAGTAACGCAGGATTTTGTTTGGCTCTTGGGGGCGCGGGGCACAAGGATCCACCATGGAGCAGCGGCGTAGTGGTGGCTGAGGGCACGGCCCCTGGCAGCACTTACTTGGGTTCATGGGTCCACCCGTGGCAGTGCCACTACCCTGGCCGCAACAGGGCTCGCAGGGATCGCAAGGATCGCAGGGCGATGGGCACGATGTAGGACATGGCGGAGGGCATGAGGGACACGGTGGAGGACATGGCGGCGGGCAACAAGGCGGTGGGCAGCAAGGCTCCGGGCACTTGGGATTCCGGGAGCAGACCCGCATGAACGGGAAGGAGGAAACTATGGCGGGACCATTGCAAACCAATCGGATGATCAGCACAATGTTTCCGGTCTGCATCTTGCAGAGATTGAAGAGGGGCAACAGCCGTTTGGACAGTTCGGAGGTGGGACACCACTGCTCGTGGCGCTCGTTGATCTTACTGTAGCAGGAGCAGTTGTCCATGAGACCCTTGTTGTTGCCGCCCTTTAGCTTTGGCAACAGATTCACATGACTCGCCATGGCGCCTTCCCAGTTGGGGTTCTCCAAGTCGAAGGACTCTCGCACACGGTCGAAAATCGGTTTCACCGCCAACTCTGACAGTCCGATGAGAAACTTACAACTCTCCGTCTTCTTTTTGTAGACATGGATCAGTAGCTTGTCCTTGTCCGTGATGGGCGATTCCAGGGTGAACAAGCAGCACTTGCCGCACTTCGGCGAGCAGGGATTCACGCAGGTGCCGACCTCTCGGTCGCAGATGTTCATGTACATGGATGAGCGGAACGTGAGCTCCGTGCAAGTGGGGTACTCCTCGGGAGCACAAAGATTCTGCCGTGTAATTAGCAGATCGTCCACGACAACCTCGAACATGTACAGGAAATTTCCCGGAAATTTCGTTTGCTTCTCTGGTTTCTCAGACTTATCACCGTTCTTGTCTGCCATTTTATTGTCCAAAACTAAATTTCCCGTAATGCCGAAATTAacaatttagtttttttgcttaattttGAAAGAGAATTTAGAAACTTCCCTGCTGCGAATGCTAAcgaaaaaattttgtaaagatAAACAGGAAATTTGGATACTGATTTGAAAGGCTTGCCGAAAACTGAGAAAGTGTCCAAAATTGTCGATCGACTTGATAGCCAACGCCTACTGAAGCcagaaagttttatttattttaaacttttctaaGAGGTCTTGATACCAgcttaaatccaaaataaataaagccaAGTTTTAGGTTTTCTAGCAATGCGTTAAATAGTTTATTTACTTTCATAAAATCTTTCTACAAAAGTGATTGATCTACATTGCAATTCATCGCAGATATAAGCGGCGCTTGAAACCCCCAATGGCAACCCTCAGGCCTCCCGAAAACCCATCCGCTTTCAATTCCAACTGTCAGAAGCTCAAGTGTGGTTTTGTGTTTAAATatgtatagtatatatattaactaACAAATAGCCAAGAGGAATGGATTGCAGTGGATGTGGGAAGGGTTTGGAACACTAAACACAAGTTCAATAAAACAAACACATATCGGGAAGAAGGTTGGAGTTCTTTAAATCGTTTTAGAAATTGGTATACAGAATATTGTTCTGATGCTGCTTCAGAGGTAGATCCCCGGGGAAAAATTAGCTAAACAACACTAACGTCATTGGTCTCGAAAGGACAACGGCGGAAAAAGCCGCGGCCACTGCACAAACTCGATTCCGTAGTGCAGGATTCCGGTGGCACTGACCGCGATCATTGCTCCCCAGAACAGCATGAACAGCAGATTCTCCGTGTTGAACTCAGCCGGATAAATCATGGTGACCATAAACATGGTAACGGCCATCATCAGCACCGACGGGAATGCAAAGAAGCGCCAGCCCCGCTTGGACTCTAACGGCGATGGCACTGCTCCACCTTCGTTGTCGTTGATCAGATACTTTCCGAGGAACAGATCGATGCCATCCTGTCGCTGGCCGTCGGCAAAGTTGTTTAGATAGTAGCGCATCAGGGAGTTCTTTCCATCCTGCAGTGCTCCGGCTTTGGTTCTCTTTCCAGTCCTGGTGAAGTCCGTTTTCAGAGCACCCGTTCCGGAGTATTGCAGGGAAACCAGGTCTGCATTGTCGGCCCACACTCCTTTGAAACGTGCCTCAAAGCTGTGGGAAGCCTGTTCCACTCGTTGACCCACATGGAGCACACCCAGCTTTTGCAGCACCGCTGTAAGAGATCTCCTGGCCAGCATACTCTGCACCACATTCGTTCGGTCGAGGCAATCAATGCAATTAGTGCGGAAGACACCCGTTTGTGTGGAAACCAACTTGCCATCATCAAAGATATGGTAGTAACCGAAGCCATCCTGCTCGTGGGCTAGACGATCGATGAGAACGTTCAACCTATCCCAGCGCATCTTTCGGCACTCGTGGTGAAAGTCGAACGACTCGTACCGGATTTTGGGGTTCCCCATTTCTCGGACCAGCCTGCCAAAAGTCGACTCAAGTTCGCCCTCAGCGCCCTTGTGGTCCACCAGATTTACTGCCACTTGGCTGCCATATATCCTTAGCTGCTCCGAGAAATGCAAGCTGCAAGCCCCGAGGTGATCTTTGCCAGGAATCAGACTGGGTCTAGGCTTGTACCGCAAGTTGGGGAGCTGGTGCCAATGGAAGGGCATGCTGCCACGCGTCTGGACGAATCCTGTGAGCTGTCCGTTGAACTCCACAATCTGCTCCGTTTCCACAAAGTTCGCTACATGGCCGCGATCGTCTATTCCGCGAGTAAACAGCCTCGTTCCTGCTCGTTGAATGGATCTCCTGGTCACAATGCTCCAAAAGAAGGTCTGGCCGTTAATCTGGACCTGGTTGATGGAAACGAAACCGAGAAGCAGCGGCAACTGGAATCTGTGCATCTTGTCGCAACCGAACTGTTGCAAAACATAGCCATTCCACACAAATCTTTGATCAGCGCGCTGGAACAAGCCAGCTGAGTTCGATTCTCCAGATAGGGCTAGCTCTCGCTGCCTCTGCAGCGAATGAGTCAAGTCGAAGCGATAGGAGAAGTAGAAGTACTTGGTGTCCAGAGTCTGTCGCAGCAGTTGTAGATACGTTTCGTTCTCCTTTCTTTGAATGGCATTCGGAATGTAGGGAATGATGTCGTAGCCGGCTAGGCGCCAGATGATGGCTCCATTCAGAACGCCCACGAAGATTCGATGGGTGGCCACCAATAAGTAATCGCAGCTGAGCAAATGAATGGTTCCAAGGACACCGCATATCCTCCTGGTGGGTCGCAGATTCACCAGCTGATCTCCAGCGGGCTGCACCCTAGTGACCTTGTCCAGCCGGCCGATAACGAGAACCTCAGCACCTCCGTTGGGCTCCACTATGAAACTCTCCGGTGTGATGTACAGGTTCATGTCATCGAACACATCATTGTCGCCCCTGGTCTCCATGATGTTAGGGGGCGGTGGCGGGCCCAATTCGTAGCCTTCAACGAAAGTAAAGAGAAAAACACAAATTagtacataaatatattttgcacCTGTGCTGCTTCCCCCTCCTCTTTAACTGACTGGGACCTCACTTTCTGGGTTCAAGGAGTTGTTCCTCTTGTCTCCGCTGTCGCACACGCACAGCAACAAAATCAGCCACAGCCTCTGCAGTTTTGTCTGGCAAATATATTGATCACCTCACTCTCTTAATCATTtagtttttggccaactttttGCCAATACGTGGGTGCTGGAGATGTCGTATCGACCAAAATGTGAAGGCCAGAGTTACCGCCCTCGAAGAAATCAACGATCTGGCATCGCTGTTTATTTCAAATGAGTTGGTGTGGTAGCCGTGTacgtttaaaaaatatgttctttttaatgaaaattctgttttattaattaccattgccatttttttcaatCGGATCTTCGGTGCATTCACACATATCTGGACAACAGCAGGACATGCAACTAGGGCACCATAACAgtttacaaataaattttgtaatttttagatttttctaaaaattattgACTGTAATGAAGTTTGCAGCAAAGCTGACTGTTTTGagaacttttatttttcttccgTCTGCATTTGATTAAggtatttcaataaaaaacccGCCAAAATGTTCATATGATTATAATGTTTCTAATAATAAGGTAGGATAtgttgaattaaaaaattaccTTTTGGGAATGcgctttttgtatattttaaaataaatgaagaaaaaacataACTCaatcaacaaataaaaaataaacatatttaaacgtaatattttaaatatatttttttaaatatttcgatataaaaatatcgatatatttgtAATCAGGAAATATACCAAAACATACTATTAAAAATaccgcgaaaaaaaacacCGAATTCAAAGTCAACGGACGAAGAAAGACGCGGCTTGCTTGGTCTTCTTTGGGATTtgtgtaaattaaaatttaaggaTTTTCTGTGTGTATAAACGTAAATAAGGGGATAATCAATTGAAGGAAAAAGCGGGAGACGACAATTCTGAAACCAAATTCGCcccacacgcacacacaccagTGCAGTTTCCAACTGGCGTCGCTTCTTTGACTGTACGCggtaaaaattaaactaattgATTTTAAGGCAACGAAATGGACTCCTCAAATCCAAATAACACGCGCCAAGCGCCTAGGAAGTCGAATCAAAATATCCAGGTTTATGTGCGCGTCAGGTGAGTTCTTTTTATCCAACAACATGCAATGGAATGCGATGTCTAACATACTTTGTTTTGCAAAGGCCTCTGAACTCCCGAGAACGATGCATTCGCTCTGCCGAGGTGGTGGATGTAGTTCCGCCACGAGAAATTGTGACACGCCACACGCTGGACTCCAAGCTCACCAAGAAGTTCACCTTTGACCGAAGTTTTGGTCCTGAGTCCAAGCAGTGCGATGTCTACAGCGTAGTGGTGTCTCCGCTGATCGAGGAGGTTTTGAATGGCTACAATTGTACTGTCTTTGCCTATGGACAGACTGGAACTGGCAAGACACATACGATGGTGGGAAACGAAACTGCTGAATTGAAATCCTCCTGGGAAGATGTAAGTTTGCTTCTTAAGATATTGCCAGAATTGGCCTGAAAAGGTTCTGCCATCAACCATATGGCCTTGAATCTAAAAGTTAGCTACTACCCTGCAAGGCAACATAAACCAGTTTCTCTTAGTTCTTGGAAAAGGGAGTCTAACCTTTTGAAATCTTCCGTCTTAGGACTCTGATATTGGCATCATACCTCGCGCTCTGAGTCACCTGTTCGATGAACTGCGCATGATGGAAGTGGAGTATACGATGCGCATCTCCTACCTGGAGTTGTACAACGAGGAGCTGTGCGATCTGCTCTCTACCGACGACACTACAAAGATACGAATTTTCGATGACAGCACCAAAAAGGGCTCGGTTATCATTCAGGGCCTGGAAGAAATACCCGTGCACAGCAAGGATGATGTGTACAAGCTGCTGGAAAAAGGCAAGGAGCGCCGCAAGACAGCTACTACACTGATGAATGCACAATCTTCGCGTTCGCACACAGTGTTTTCCATACTGGTGCACATTCGGGAGAATGGAATCGATGGAGAGGATATGTTGAAGATTGGAAAACTGAATCTGGTAGATCTGGCTGGTAGCGAGAATGTTTCCAAGGCTGGCAACGAGAAGGGCATTCGGGTGAGGGAAACTGTGAACATTAACCAGAGTCTCCTAACCCTGGGAAGGGTGATAACTGCCCTGGTAGATCGTGCTCCCCATGTACCCTACCGTGAATCGAAGCTAACGAGGCTGCTGCAAGAATCTCTGGGAGGCAGGACCAAGACCTCCATCATAGCCACCATCTCACCGGGCCATAAGGACATTGAAGAGACTCTTAGCACTCTGGAGTATGCCCACCGAGCCAAGAATATCCAGAACAAGCCTGAAGTCAACCAGAAATTGACGAAGAAAACTGTGCTCAAGGAGTACACCGAGGAGATCGATAAACTCAAGCGGGATCTCATGGCAGCCA contains the following coding sequences:
- the LOC108130213 gene encoding uncharacterized protein, producing the protein MAKKKGRKGKKKAKVDCKFNITDDMLKPLNEDDGCEGCCQCACECDCSPELAPCFIQPTRPDPGPEAYDEFEACLNGSGLTIRVLKNTHKVESVDDGSMGNNLGADDDPCYRDDPNDCEPKQESCLHEMLQRSSFARNHIKRRTGGKIINHPNIPKVRANIKYSGNDACETDNYYVPFSKIKEACDMQEAKVDCYRQRLCGGNDPIVPAKCPVQNQRNCCMQVEKKDIMNTMKGINLDTRRKGIEVCYKTCEETDSDVFLVKLGSKSKSQNKKNTIEIELRTPKQPVTLPISKVTTETYVSEEMLGGAAGKKKKKGKKGKGKGKKKK
- the LOC108130212 gene encoding uncharacterized protein translates to MADKNGDKSEKPEKQTKFPGNFLYMFEVVVDDLLITRQNLCAPEEYPTCTELTFRSSMYMNICDREVGTCVNPCSPKCGKCCLFTLESPITDKDKLLIHVYKKKTESCKFLIGLSELAVKPIFDRVRESFDLENPNWEGAMASHVNLLPKLKGGNNKGLMDNCSCYSKINERHEQWCPTSELSKRLLPLFNLCKMQTGNIVLIIRLVCNGPAIVSSFPFMRVCSRNPKCPEPCCPPPCCPPPCPPPCPSCPPPCPTSCPSPCDPCDPCEPCCGQGSGTATGGPMNPSKCCQGPCPQPPLRRCSMVDPCAPRPQEPNKILRYYACNMDKRCPGDYCEDEFDRECPTVPSKRCPASPIDKKLQKCGPCGSLPAYPRYIQERLAGAPAPPLETDKDKGKGKGKDGKDGKDGKDGKDAKGKKGKRQVGGAVHCVGNPKVCPSAVYDDTYPTVCKGRLEATRKQSFVDPKDPQYDVACDEARKRAIRKLRHLLVKYNIQIED
- the Sac1 gene encoding phosphatidylinositol-3-phosphatase SAC1 isoform X1, whose amino-acid sequence is MSCCCPDMCECTEDPIEKNGNGYELGPPPPPNIMETRGDNDVFDDMNLYITPESFIVEPNGGAEVLVIGRLDKVTRVQPAGDQLVNLRPTRRICGVLGTIHLLSCDYLLVATHRIFVGVLNGAIIWRLAGYDIIPYIPNAIQRKENETYLQLLRQTLDTKYFYFSYRFDLTHSLQRQRELALSGESNSAGLFQRADQRFVWNGYVLQQFGCDKMHRFQLPLLLGFVSINQVQINGQTFFWSIVTRRSIQRAGTRLFTRGIDDRGHVANFVETEQIVEFNGQLTGFVQTRGSMPFHWHQLPNLRYKPRPSLIPGKDHLGACSLHFSEQLRIYGSQVAVNLVDHKGAEGELESTFGRLVREMGNPKIRYESFDFHHECRKMRWDRLNVLIDRLAHEQDGFGYYHIFDDGKLVSTQTGVFRTNCIDCLDRTNVVQSMLARRSLTAVLQKLGVLHVGQRVEQASHSFEARFKGVWADNADLVSLQYSGTGALKTDFTRTGKRTKAGALQDGKNSLMRYYLNNFADGQRQDGIDLFLGKYLINDNEGGAVPSPLESKRGWRFFAFPSVLMMAVTMFMVTMIYPAEFNTENLLFMLFWGAMIAVSATGILHYGIEFVQWPRLFPPLSFRDQ
- the Sac1 gene encoding phosphatidylinositol-3-phosphatase SAC1 isoform X2, with amino-acid sequence METRGDNDVFDDMNLYITPESFIVEPNGGAEVLVIGRLDKVTRVQPAGDQLVNLRPTRRICGVLGTIHLLSCDYLLVATHRIFVGVLNGAIIWRLAGYDIIPYIPNAIQRKENETYLQLLRQTLDTKYFYFSYRFDLTHSLQRQRELALSGESNSAGLFQRADQRFVWNGYVLQQFGCDKMHRFQLPLLLGFVSINQVQINGQTFFWSIVTRRSIQRAGTRLFTRGIDDRGHVANFVETEQIVEFNGQLTGFVQTRGSMPFHWHQLPNLRYKPRPSLIPGKDHLGACSLHFSEQLRIYGSQVAVNLVDHKGAEGELESTFGRLVREMGNPKIRYESFDFHHECRKMRWDRLNVLIDRLAHEQDGFGYYHIFDDGKLVSTQTGVFRTNCIDCLDRTNVVQSMLARRSLTAVLQKLGVLHVGQRVEQASHSFEARFKGVWADNADLVSLQYSGTGALKTDFTRTGKRTKAGALQDGKNSLMRYYLNNFADGQRQDGIDLFLGKYLINDNEGGAVPSPLESKRGWRFFAFPSVLMMAVTMFMVTMIYPAEFNTENLLFMLFWGAMIAVSATGILHYGIEFVQWPRLFPPLSFRDQ